A single genomic interval of Xyrauchen texanus isolate HMW12.3.18 chromosome 8, RBS_HiC_50CHRs, whole genome shotgun sequence harbors:
- the LOC127647677 gene encoding ATP synthase F(0) complex subunit C3, mitochondrial-like, which produces MYACAKFVTSPAVLRGGSRVLARPVSVSVFSRPEARSEQAALLPVSQSSHLNVTRAFQTSSVSRDIDTAAKFIGAGAATVGVAGSGAGIGTVFGSLIIGYARNPSLKQQLFSYAILGFALSEAMGLFCLMVAFLILFAM; this is translated from the exons ATGTATGCATGTGCAAAGTTTGTCACCTCACCTGCTGTG CTCCGCGGGGGGTCCAGGGTTTTGGCCCGGCCTGTTTCGGTGTCTGTGTTCAGTAGACCTGAAGCAAGAAGTGAACAG GCAGCCCTGTTGCCAGTCAGTCAATCGTCCCATCTTAATGTAACCCGGGCATTCCAGACCAGCTCTGTATCCAGAGATATTGACACTGCAGCCAAGTTCATTGGTGCTGGTGCAGCCACAGTGGGTGTGGCCGGATCAGGAGCTGGAATCGGGACTGTGTTCGGCAGCCTCATTATTGGCTATGCCAG GAACCCCTCCCTGAAACAGCAGCTCTTCTCTTACGCCATTTTGGGCTTTGCTTTGTCGGAGGCCATGGGCCTGTTCTGTCTAATGGTGGCGTTCCTCATCCTGTTCGCCATGTAA